GGGTCTACAAGGGCGAGGGCGTCACCAAGCTGCACGAGGAGCCGGCGGCGCCGCGCAAGGCCGGAGCACCCGGAGCGTAGAGAGCCATGCTGCAGCCCAAGAAGACCAAGTTCCGCAAGATGCAGAAGATGAAGGGCCGCGAGCGCGGGCTTGCCCACACCGGCAACCAGCTCAGCTTCGGCGACTACGGGCTGATGGCCACGGACTGGGGACGCCTGACGGCGCGCCAGATCGAGGCCGCCCGTATCGCCATCACGCGCCACATCAAGCGCGGCGGCCGCGTCTGGATCCGCATCTTCCCCGACCTGCCCATCACCAAGAAGCCGGCGGAAGTCCGCATGGGCAAAGGCAAGGGATCGCCCGAGGCCTGGGTCTGCCCGGTGCAGCCCGGCCGCATGTTGTTCGAGATGGAAGGCGTCGAGCCGGAGATCGCCAAGCAGGCGATGCGCCTGGCGGCGCACAAGCTGCCGATCTCCACGCGCTTCTGCGCCAGAGAGGAAGCCGGTCATGCTGCCCACTGAAGTTCGCAAGCTGTCCGAAGCCGAGCTCGGCAAGCGCGTCCAGGAGCTGCGCGAGAAGGTCGCGCGCCTGACCATGAAGCGCAACGCGCGCCGGCTCGACAAGCCCTCCGAGCTGATTGCCGCGCGCCGTGATCTGGCGCGCATGCTGACGATCGCCGGCGAGAAGCGCCGTAGCGCCGTCAAGGGAGTGAAGTGATGAGCGAGGTTGCCACCATGGAGCGCGCGCGGGCCCGGACCCGCGAAGGCCTCGTCGTCAGCAACAAGATGGACAAGACCGCGGTGGTCTCCGTGGCGCGCCGAGTCCGGCACGGCAAGTACCACAAGACGCTGGTCCTCCACAGCAAGTACATGGTCCACGACGAGCGCAACGAGTGCGAGGTCGGGGACCGCGTGCTGATCGTGGAGTCGCGCCCGCTGTCGCGGCACAAGCGCTGGCGCCTGCGCCGCGTGCTCGAGAAGGCCGTCAAGGCCATCGAGATCATCGACGAGCCGACGGGCCAGAGCGACGCCAACGAGCCCGAGCGCGCCTAGGCGAAGAGGACGGATCAGATGATCAGCCAAGAAACAGTCCTGGACGTGGCCGACAATTCGGGAGCGCGCCGCATCCTTTGCATCCGCGTCCTCGGCGGCACGCGCCGCCGCTATGCGCGCATCGGCGACGTCATCGTGGGCAGCGTCAAGGAAGCCATTCCGGGCGGCAAGGTCACCAAGGGCCAGGTCGTCAAGGCGGTGGTGGTGCGCACCAAGCGAGAGACGCGCCGCCCCGACGGCTCCTACATCCGCTTCGACACCAATTCGGCGGTGATCCTGGACAACCAGGGCGAGCCCGTCGGAACCCGCATCTTCGGACCGGTGGCGCGCGAGCTGCGCGCCCGCAAGTTCATGAAGATCATCTCGCTGGCTCCCGAGGTCCTGTAAGCGTCATGGCCAAGCAGAACATCAAGAAGGGCGACACCGTCATCGTCATTGCCGGGCGCGACCGCGGCAAGACCGGCAAGGTCGTGCGCCTGGTGCACGAGGACGACAAGATCATCATCGAGCGCATCGCCGTGGTGAAGCGCCATCGCAAACCTCGCGGGCAGGAGCCCGGCGGCATCCTGGAGAAGGAGACTCCGATCCACATCTCCAACGTCATGCTGCTGGACCCGGCCAGCAACAAGCCCACGCGCGTGGGCCGCAAGATCATCGAACACGGCGGCAAGCGCCGCAGCGTCCGTCTGGCCCGCGTCAGCGGCGAGACCATCGACGCGAAGTAGAACGGGAAGAGAATGGCTACCGAGAAACCGACGCTGCAAAAGCGCTACGAGAACGAGATTCGGCCCGCTTTGCAGAAGCAGTTCGGCCACACCTCCGTCATGGCCGTGCCGCGTCTGACCAAGATCGTGCTCAACGTGGGCATGGGCGACGCGGTCCAGAACCCCAAGCTCATCGACGGCGCCGTCGACGAGCTGGCCAGGATCACCGGTCAGAAGCCGGTCGTCACGCGCGCGCGCAAGGCGATTTCGAACTTCAAGCTGCGCGAGAACATGCCGATCGGCATCGCCGTGACGCTGCGCCGCGAGCGCATGTACGAGTTCCTGGAGCGGCTGATCTCGGTGTCGCTGCCGCGCGTGCGCGATTTCCGCGGCCTGCTCCCGCGCGGCTTCGACGGCCAGGGCAACTACAGCCTCGGCCTGCGCGAGCAGATCATCTTTCCCGAGATCGACCTGGACAAGGTCGACAAGGTTCACGGGCTGAGCATCACCATCGTCACCACGGCAACCGACGACGCGCAGGGCCGCGCACTGCTGACGGCGCTGGGCATGCCGTTCCGTGCGCCGGCCGGGCAGCAGCAGCAGCAACAGCAGGGGTAACAGGCAGTGGCCAAGAAGTCTTTGATCATCAAGTCGCAGCGCAAGCCGAAGTTCGGCGTGCGCGGATACACGCGGTGCCTGCAGTGCGGCCGGCCGCGCAGCGTCTACCGCCGTTTCAAGCTCTGTCGCATCTGCGTGCGCAACCTTGCCCGCGAGGGAGCGATCCCCGGCCTCGTCAAGGCGAGCTGGTAGGCGAGGGAGGAACCGACCATGTCGATGACCGATCCCATTGCCGATCTGCTCACGCGCATCCGCAACGCCTGCCACGGCCGGCGCGACCACGTGGTGCTGCCGTGGTCCCGGGTCAAGGAGGGCATCGCGCGGGTGCTGCGCGAGGAGGGCTACGTGCGCGACTTCGAGGTGGCGGGCGAGGGCGCGCAGCGCCAGCTCACCATCTACATCCGCTACTCCGACAACGGCGCCCCGGTGCTGACCGGCGTGCGGCGCATCAGCCGTCCCGGCCTGCGCCGCTACAGCTCGTCCAAGGAAGCGCCGCGCGTTCGCGGCGGCCTGGGCGTGAGCATCCTGAGCACTCCGCTCGGCCTGCTGGCCGATCGCGAGGCGCGCCGCCGCGGTGTCGGCGGAGAAATTCTCTGCGAGGTCTGGTGACGTGTCGAGACTGGGAAAAGTACCTCTGGTCGTGCCCAAGGGCGTGACGCTGAAGGTCGAGGGCGACGAGCTGGTGGCCAAGGGCCCGCTCGGAGAGCTGCGCGTGAAGACCGACCCGGCGGTGCCTCTGACGATCGGCCCCGACAGCATCCTGGTCGGCCGCAACTCCGAGAGCCGCCACGACCGCTCGCGCCAGGGCCTGATCCGCCGCATGGTCTCCAACGCCATCGCCGGCGTCAGCACGGGCTTCACGCGGACGCTCGAGATCACCGGCGTCGGCTACCGCGCCGACGCGCGCGGCACCGATCTCCACCTGACTCTCGGCTACTCGCACCCGATCGTCTATCAGCTGCCGCCCGGCGTGAAGGCCAGCGTGGAGAAGATGACGTCGATCACGGTGTCGGGGGCCAACCGCCAGCTCGTCGGCGAAGTGGCGGCGGGGATTCGAAAGCTGCGTCCGCCCGAGCCGTACAAGGGCAAGGGCGTGCGTTACGGCAACGAGACCATCCAGCGCAAGGCCGGCAAGGCCGGCGCGGCCGGCAAGTAGCCACGAAGCAGTAGGAAGTAAGGACGATGAGCGTTTCAGAGCTTCGCAAGACCGGGCGCGACAGCCGTCGCAAGCGCGTGCGCAAGAAGGTGCTGGGTACCGACAAGCGCCCGCGCGTGTCGGTGTTCCGCTCCAACCGGTACCTGTACGTGCAGGTCATCTCCGACGAGAGCGGCCGCACGCTCGCCGCGGCCTCCACGATGGCGGCCAAGCAGGGCAACAAGACCGCTGCCCAGCAGCTCGGCAAGGACATCGCCGACCGCTGCAAGCAGCTCTCGATCAACGAAGTGGTCTTCGACCGCGGCGGGTATCGCTACCACGGCCGCGTGCAGGCCCTGGCCGATGCTGCTCGCGAAGCGGGCCTCAAGTTCTAGGACGCAGGAAGATCAATGGCGCGACGCGATCAACAGCAGGGACAGGGCACCGACAGCGAGTTCAAGGAGCGCGTGGTTCACATCAACCGCGTGGCCAAGGTCGTCAAGGGCGGCCGGCGCTTCAGCTTCAGCGCGCTCGTCGTGGTCGGTGACGGCGCGGGACGCGTCGGCTACGGCGTGGGCAAGGCCAAGGAAGTGCCGGAGGCCATCCGCAAGGCCGTCGAGCGGGCGCGCAAGGGCATGGTGCGGATACCGCTGTCGTCGGGGACCATCCCGTACGCGGTGGTCGGCGACTACGGCGCGGGTCAGGTGTTCCTGCGGCCGGCCTCGGCCGGTACCGGCGTCATCGCCGGCGGCGGAATCCGTGCGGTGGTCGAGCTGGCCGGCATCGAGAACGTGCTGACCAAGTGCCTGGGCTCGCACAACCCGCACAACATGGTGAAGGCGACCATGGCAGCTCTTTCGCAGCTCGAGGATCCGGGGGCCATCGCCGGACGGCGCGGCAAAGAGCTCAAGGAGATGATTCACTAGTGACCGCTTCGGAAAAAATGCTGAAGATAACGCTGATGGGCAGCTATCGCGGCTGCACCGAAAGACAGCGTGCCACGCTGCGGGGACTCGGCCTTTCGCGCCGCGGCCGCACCGTGGTCCTGCGTGCGACCGCGCCCGTGCGCGGCATGATCTTCAAGGTCGCGCACCTGGTGAAGGTGGAGGGCTAGGCGATGCAGCTCGATTCGATGAAGCCCGCACCGGGCTCCCGCCAGAAGCGCAAGCGGCTCGGCCGCGGACCCGGATCCGGCCTGGGAAAGACCTCGGGCAAGGGCCACAAGGGCCAGGGCGCGCGCTCGGGCGGCGCCGTGACGCCGGGATTCGAAGGCGGCCAGATGCCTCTGGCCCGTCGTCTCCCCAAGTTCGGATTCAAGAACCCGAACCGCGTCCAGTACCAGGTCATCAACATCGGGGAGCTGGCGCAGCGCTTCGAAGCGGGCGCCGTCGTCAACGCCGATGCGCTGCGCGAGCAGGGCCTGGCCAAGCGCACGAACCCGATCAAGATCCTCGGCCACGGCAAGCTCGACCGCGCGCTGACCGTGGAGGCCGACGCGTTCTCGGCCTCTGCCCGCGAGGCGATCGAGAAGGCCGGCGGCAGCGTGCAGATCGCGGCGGCCGAGCCGGCCGAGCAGGGACAAGAGTAAGCAGTGTACACCGGCTTCCAGAACCTGCCGCGCATCCCGGAGCTGCGCCGCCGTCTCGGCTTCACGCTGGCGATGCTGGCCGTCTATCGCCTCGGCGTCGCCGTGCCCACGCCGGGCATCAACGGCGATGCGCTGGCCGAGTACTTCCGGCAGGCCTCCGCCAGCGTCTTCGGGATGGTCAACCTGTTCTCGGGCGGCGCGCTCGAGCGCTTCTCGATCTTCGCGCTCGGGATCATGCCGTACATATCGGCCTCCATCATCCTGCAGCTGATGACGATGGTGGTGCCGTACCTGGAGCGGCTGTCGAAGGAAGGCGAGCAGGGACGGCGCCGAATCACGCAGTACACGCGCTACGGCACGGTGGTGCTGGCGTTCGTGCAGGGCTTCTTCATCTCGCTCGGACTGGAAGCGATCCCGGCGCCCGGCGGCGGCTCGGTCGTCTACGAGGCGGGCTGGAATTTCCGCCTGATGTCGATGATCACGCTGACCTCGGGCACCGTGTTCATCATGTGGCTCGGCGAGCAGATCTCCGAGCGCGGCATCGGCAACGGCATCAGCCTGATCATCTTCGCCGGCATCGTGGCCAGCTTCCCCTCGGCCGTGGCGCAGACCTTCGAGTACATGCGCCAGGGCGAGATCGGCCCCCTGGTCATGGCCGTGCTGGTCGCGCTGATGGTGGTGGTGATCGGCTTCATCATCTTCGTCGAGCGCGGGCAGCGGCGGATTCCGGTGCAGTACGCCAAGCGGGTGGTGGGACGGCGGCTGATGAGCGCGCAGGCCACGCACCTGCCGCTGAAGATCAACATGGCCGGGGTGATCCCGCCGATCTTCGCCTCCTCGCTGCTGATCTTCCCCGGCACCATCGCCCAGTTCGTGCAGCAGCCGGTCTTCCAGCAGGCGGCCGACATGCTGGCGCCGAACTCGATGGTCTACAACGTCATCTACGTGGCGGCCATCATCTTCTTCGCCTACTTCTACACGGCCGTCACCTTCGACCCGAACAACGTGGCCGAGAACCTCCAGAAGGCCGGCGGCTTCATCCCCGGCATTCGTCCGGGCAAGCGCACGGCGGAGTACATCGACCACATCCTGACGCGGCTGACGCTGAGTGGAGCCCTGTACATCTCGGCCGTCTGTGTCCTTCCGGCAGTGCTGATCGCGCAGTTCAACGTCCCGTTCTTCTTCGGCGGAACCGCGCTCCTGATCGTCATCGGTGTGGCCATCGACACGGTGGCGCAGATGCAGGCGCATCTGATCCAGCGCAGCTACGAAGGCTTCATGAAGAAAGGGAAGCTCAGGGGGCGCAGGTAAGCCAAATGCGGATCGCGCTGGTCGGACCACCGGGTTCCGGCAAAGGGACGCAGGGAGAGTTGCTCGGACACAAGCTGTCCGTTCCGCACATCTCTTCCGGCGACCTTCTGCGCGAGGCGACGCGTTCGGGAACTCCCTGGGGAAGCAAGGCCAAGGATTACATGGATCGGGGTCAACTTGTGCCGGATGAGCTGGTTCTGGAGCTCATCAAGGAGCGCGTGTCGCGCAGCGACTGCCGGGGCGGATTCCTGCTCGACGGCTTTCCGCGCAATCCCGATCAGGCGCTCGCGCTTGGGCGCGTGCTCAACGGTGCGGGCCTGGATCACGTGATCGCCATCGAGGTCGCCGAGCAGTCGATCGTCGAGCGTCTGTCGGGGCGCCGCACCTGCCGCGGCTGCGGGCGCCTCTACCACGTGACGTTCAATCCGCCGCGCCGCGCCGGCCGCTGCAACGTGTGCAGCAGCGAGCTGTACGTCCGGGACGACGATCGCGAGGACACGGTGCGCGAGCGGCTGCAGGTGTACCGGCGGCAGACCGAGCCGCTGATGGGGTTTTACGCGGACGCCGGGCTGCTGCGGCGCGTGGACGGCTCGGGAAGTCCCGAGCAGGTCACCACGCGGATCCTGGCCATCGTCGGTGCAGGTCGATGATCGAGACCAAGACCGACAGCGAGATCGAGCGCATGCGCCGGCCGGCCCGCATCACCAGCGAGATCCTGGCTGCGCTGCGCGAGAAGGTGCGCCCGGGCGTGACCACCGCCGACCTGGATCGCGAGGCCGAGCGAATGATCGCCAGGAGCGGGGCGCGTTCGGCGTTCAAGAACTACCGCGTCGGACCGGTCGTCTTTCCGGCCGTGCTGTGCGCGTCGATCAACGACGAGATCGTCCACGGCATTCCCTCTCCGGAGCGCGAGCTGCAGGAGGGCGACATCATCGGCCTGGACTTCGGCGTGGAGATCGACGGATTCTTCGCCGACTCGGCGGTGACGGTGCCGGTGGGCACGATCGACGAGGAGTCGCAGCGGCTGCTGGACGTGGCGCGCAGGAGCCTGGAGATCGGCATCGAGCATGCGCGCGAAGGGGAGCGCCTCGGCGACGTCGGGGCGGCCGTGCAGGAGCACGTCGAGGCCGCGGGCTTTTCGGTCGTGCGCGATTTCGTCGGGCACGGCATCGGTCGCGCGCTGCACGAGGACCCGCAGGTGCCGAACTTCGGCAAGCGCGGCCGCGGGCGATCGCTGGTGCGCGGCATGGTGCTGGCCATCGAGCCGATGGTGA
This window of the Candidatus Limnocylindrales bacterium genome carries:
- the rplP gene encoding 50S ribosomal protein L16; protein product: MLQPKKTKFRKMQKMKGRERGLAHTGNQLSFGDYGLMATDWGRLTARQIEAARIAITRHIKRGGRVWIRIFPDLPITKKPAEVRMGKGKGSPEAWVCPVQPGRMLFEMEGVEPEIAKQAMRLAAHKLPISTRFCAREEAGHAAH
- the rpmC gene encoding 50S ribosomal protein L29; protein product: MLPTEVRKLSEAELGKRVQELREKVARLTMKRNARRLDKPSELIAARRDLARMLTIAGEKRRSAVKGVK
- the rplN gene encoding 50S ribosomal protein L14, with amino-acid sequence MISQETVLDVADNSGARRILCIRVLGGTRRRYARIGDVIVGSVKEAIPGGKVTKGQVVKAVVVRTKRETRRPDGSYIRFDTNSAVILDNQGEPVGTRIFGPVARELRARKFMKIISLAPEVL
- the rplX gene encoding 50S ribosomal protein L24 — encoded protein: MAKQNIKKGDTVIVIAGRDRGKTGKVVRLVHEDDKIIIERIAVVKRHRKPRGQEPGGILEKETPIHISNVMLLDPASNKPTRVGRKIIEHGGKRRSVRLARVSGETIDAK
- the rplE gene encoding 50S ribosomal protein L5, translating into MATEKPTLQKRYENEIRPALQKQFGHTSVMAVPRLTKIVLNVGMGDAVQNPKLIDGAVDELARITGQKPVVTRARKAISNFKLRENMPIGIAVTLRRERMYEFLERLISVSLPRVRDFRGLLPRGFDGQGNYSLGLREQIIFPEIDLDKVDKVHGLSITIVTTATDDAQGRALLTALGMPFRAPAGQQQQQQQG
- a CDS encoding type Z 30S ribosomal protein S14 codes for the protein MAKKSLIIKSQRKPKFGVRGYTRCLQCGRPRSVYRRFKLCRICVRNLAREGAIPGLVKASW
- the rpsH gene encoding 30S ribosomal protein S8 encodes the protein MSMTDPIADLLTRIRNACHGRRDHVVLPWSRVKEGIARVLREEGYVRDFEVAGEGAQRQLTIYIRYSDNGAPVLTGVRRISRPGLRRYSSSKEAPRVRGGLGVSILSTPLGLLADREARRRGVGGEILCEVW
- the rplF gene encoding 50S ribosomal protein L6; translated protein: MSRLGKVPLVVPKGVTLKVEGDELVAKGPLGELRVKTDPAVPLTIGPDSILVGRNSESRHDRSRQGLIRRMVSNAIAGVSTGFTRTLEITGVGYRADARGTDLHLTLGYSHPIVYQLPPGVKASVEKMTSITVSGANRQLVGEVAAGIRKLRPPEPYKGKGVRYGNETIQRKAGKAGAAGK
- the rplR gene encoding 50S ribosomal protein L18, with the protein product MSVSELRKTGRDSRRKRVRKKVLGTDKRPRVSVFRSNRYLYVQVISDESGRTLAAASTMAAKQGNKTAAQQLGKDIADRCKQLSINEVVFDRGGYRYHGRVQALADAAREAGLKF
- the rpsE gene encoding 30S ribosomal protein S5, whose protein sequence is MARRDQQQGQGTDSEFKERVVHINRVAKVVKGGRRFSFSALVVVGDGAGRVGYGVGKAKEVPEAIRKAVERARKGMVRIPLSSGTIPYAVVGDYGAGQVFLRPASAGTGVIAGGGIRAVVELAGIENVLTKCLGSHNPHNMVKATMAALSQLEDPGAIAGRRGKELKEMIH
- the rpmD gene encoding 50S ribosomal protein L30, which translates into the protein MTASEKMLKITLMGSYRGCTERQRATLRGLGLSRRGRTVVLRATAPVRGMIFKVAHLVKVEG
- the rplO gene encoding 50S ribosomal protein L15 codes for the protein MQLDSMKPAPGSRQKRKRLGRGPGSGLGKTSGKGHKGQGARSGGAVTPGFEGGQMPLARRLPKFGFKNPNRVQYQVINIGELAQRFEAGAVVNADALREQGLAKRTNPIKILGHGKLDRALTVEADAFSASAREAIEKAGGSVQIAAAEPAEQGQE
- the secY gene encoding preprotein translocase subunit SecY, producing the protein MYTGFQNLPRIPELRRRLGFTLAMLAVYRLGVAVPTPGINGDALAEYFRQASASVFGMVNLFSGGALERFSIFALGIMPYISASIILQLMTMVVPYLERLSKEGEQGRRRITQYTRYGTVVLAFVQGFFISLGLEAIPAPGGGSVVYEAGWNFRLMSMITLTSGTVFIMWLGEQISERGIGNGISLIIFAGIVASFPSAVAQTFEYMRQGEIGPLVMAVLVALMVVVIGFIIFVERGQRRIPVQYAKRVVGRRLMSAQATHLPLKINMAGVIPPIFASSLLIFPGTIAQFVQQPVFQQAADMLAPNSMVYNVIYVAAIIFFAYFYTAVTFDPNNVAENLQKAGGFIPGIRPGKRTAEYIDHILTRLTLSGALYISAVCVLPAVLIAQFNVPFFFGGTALLIVIGVAIDTVAQMQAHLIQRSYEGFMKKGKLRGRR
- a CDS encoding adenylate kinase, coding for MRIALVGPPGSGKGTQGELLGHKLSVPHISSGDLLREATRSGTPWGSKAKDYMDRGQLVPDELVLELIKERVSRSDCRGGFLLDGFPRNPDQALALGRVLNGAGLDHVIAIEVAEQSIVERLSGRRTCRGCGRLYHVTFNPPRRAGRCNVCSSELYVRDDDREDTVRERLQVYRRQTEPLMGFYADAGLLRRVDGSGSPEQVTTRILAIVGAGR
- the map gene encoding type I methionyl aminopeptidase yields the protein MIETKTDSEIERMRRPARITSEILAALREKVRPGVTTADLDREAERMIARSGARSAFKNYRVGPVVFPAVLCASINDEIVHGIPSPERELQEGDIIGLDFGVEIDGFFADSAVTVPVGTIDEESQRLLDVARRSLEIGIEHAREGERLGDVGAAVQEHVEAAGFSVVRDFVGHGIGRALHEDPQVPNFGKRGRGRSLVRGMVLAIEPMVNAGTPQVIVDEDGWTARTADGRRSAHFEHTVAITRNGPEILTKV